In Palleronia sp. LCG004, a single window of DNA contains:
- the pyrC gene encoding dihydroorotase, with protein MDRLTLRRPDDWHLHLRDDAMMRAVLPETTRNFARAIVMPNLVPPVVTARDAAEYRDRILAAKPTGSKFRPLMTLYLTEETDVRDLRAAADIGLITAVKLYPAGATTNSASGVRDFSKVRRVLENMAQIGLPLLVHGEVTDPEIDIFDREATFITRVLDPIRRDIPGLRVVMEHVTTRDAVDYVREGGADIAATITTHHLVINRNHILAGGIRPHYYCLPVAKREEHRHALVKAATSGDASFFLGTDSAPHLDTAKLQPCGCAGCFTATNTLSILAEVFEAAGALDRLEAFASLNGPAFYRLPPNEDRIVMEKGAPVAYPSSIATEEGPVTVFDPGMPLHWRVAE; from the coding sequence ATGGATAGATTGACCCTGCGCCGCCCCGACGACTGGCATCTTCACCTGCGCGACGACGCGATGATGCGCGCCGTCCTGCCCGAAACGACGCGCAACTTCGCCCGTGCCATCGTGATGCCGAATCTCGTGCCGCCCGTCGTGACGGCTCGTGACGCCGCCGAATACCGAGACCGCATTCTCGCCGCAAAGCCGACGGGGTCGAAGTTCCGCCCGCTGATGACCCTTTATCTGACCGAAGAGACTGACGTGCGCGATCTGCGCGCCGCTGCCGATATCGGACTGATCACGGCGGTGAAGCTCTATCCCGCGGGGGCGACCACGAATTCCGCCTCCGGCGTGCGGGATTTTTCGAAGGTGAGGCGCGTGCTCGAGAACATGGCGCAGATCGGGCTGCCGCTTCTCGTTCATGGCGAAGTGACCGACCCCGAAATCGATATTTTCGACCGCGAGGCTACCTTCATCACCCGCGTTCTCGACCCGATCCGGCGCGACATTCCCGGCCTGCGCGTGGTGATGGAGCATGTGACGACACGCGACGCGGTCGATTACGTGCGCGAGGGCGGTGCCGACATCGCCGCGACGATCACGACCCATCACCTCGTCATCAACCGCAACCATATCCTCGCGGGCGGCATCCGGCCGCATTACTACTGTCTGCCCGTCGCCAAGCGCGAGGAGCATCGCCACGCCCTTGTCAAGGCGGCGACCTCGGGGGACGCGTCATTCTTCCTCGGGACCGACAGCGCACCGCATCTCGATACGGCCAAGCTGCAACCTTGCGGATGCGCGGGATGCTTTACTGCGACGAACACGCTTTCGATCCTTGCGGAAGTCTTCGAAGCCGCGGGTGCGCTCGACCGGCTCGAGGCGTTCGCATCGCTGAACGGCCCCGCATTCTACCGCCTTCCTCCGAACGAGGATCGGATCGTTATGGAGAAGGGCGCGCCTGTCGCCTATCCCTCCTCGATCGCGACCGAGGAGGGTCCCGTCACGGTTTTCGACCCCGGGATGCCGCTTCACTGGCGCGTGGCCGAGTAA
- a CDS encoding replicative DNA helicase — protein MNEIARVTGQGGESGDQAELLPHNIDAEQQLLGAILTNNDIYDRVAAVISEAHFYDPVHARIFEVASARIARNQVASPVSLKAFLEDEPGLADLGGPAYLVRLAGAAIASYAAKDYAQLIYDLAIRRKLIQLGRDIAAKAAKVDVSSEPRDQIVDAEQALYQLGEAGQATQGFQSFLRAVTDAVNVANAAYQREGGLAGVSTGLVDLDRKLGGLHKSDLLILAGRPSMGKTSLATNIAFNIAKAYRKGTRPDGSEGTVDGGVVGFYSLEMSAEQLAARILSEASEVPSEQIRRGDMNEGEFRRFVEAAKSLEACPLYIDDTPALPISQLAARARRLKREHGLDALFVDYLQLIKGTGRDANRVNEISEISQGLKAIAKELDIPVVALSQLSRQVESREDKRPQLSDLRESGSIEQDADVVMFVFREEYYKEREKPSDHELEKMATWQDEMERLHGRAEVIIGKQRHGPIGSVDLSFEGRFTRFGNLVQPWQQGANRDF, from the coding sequence ATGAACGAGATCGCGCGCGTTACGGGACAAGGCGGCGAAAGCGGGGATCAGGCCGAGCTGCTGCCGCACAACATCGATGCGGAGCAGCAGCTCCTCGGGGCCATCCTGACCAACAACGACATCTACGACCGCGTCGCCGCCGTTATCTCCGAGGCGCATTTCTACGACCCGGTCCATGCGCGCATCTTCGAGGTCGCCTCGGCCCGGATCGCGCGCAACCAGGTGGCGTCTCCGGTATCGCTGAAAGCGTTCCTCGAGGATGAGCCCGGCCTCGCGGATCTGGGCGGGCCAGCCTATCTGGTACGCCTCGCGGGGGCCGCGATCGCAAGCTATGCCGCCAAGGATTATGCGCAGCTCATCTACGACCTCGCCATTCGCCGCAAGCTGATCCAGCTCGGGCGGGACATTGCCGCCAAGGCCGCCAAGGTGGACGTCTCATCCGAGCCGCGCGACCAGATCGTCGACGCGGAACAGGCGCTCTATCAGCTCGGCGAGGCCGGACAGGCAACTCAGGGCTTCCAGTCGTTCCTGCGTGCCGTGACCGACGCGGTCAACGTCGCCAACGCCGCCTATCAGCGTGAGGGTGGCCTCGCGGGCGTCAGCACGGGTCTCGTCGATCTCGACCGCAAGCTCGGTGGTCTGCACAAGTCGGACCTTCTCATCCTTGCCGGACGACCTTCGATGGGCAAGACGTCGCTCGCCACGAACATCGCCTTCAACATTGCCAAGGCCTATCGCAAGGGGACGCGCCCCGACGGCAGCGAAGGGACGGTCGATGGCGGAGTAGTCGGGTTCTACAGCCTCGAAATGTCGGCCGAGCAGCTTGCCGCGCGAATCCTGTCGGAAGCCTCGGAGGTTCCGTCCGAGCAGATCCGGCGCGGCGACATGAACGAGGGCGAGTTCCGCCGCTTCGTCGAAGCCGCGAAAAGTCTCGAGGCCTGCCCGCTTTATATCGACGACACGCCCGCCCTGCCGATCAGTCAGCTCGCCGCGCGGGCAAGACGCCTCAAGCGCGAACACGGGCTCGACGCACTCTTCGTCGACTACCTGCAGCTCATCAAGGGGACCGGTCGCGACGCCAACCGCGTCAACGAAATTTCCGAGATCTCGCAGGGTCTCAAGGCCATCGCCAAGGAACTCGACATCCCGGTTGTCGCGCTCTCGCAGCTTTCCCGGCAGGTCGAAAGCCGCGAGGACAAGCGTCCTCAGCTCAGCGACCTGCGCGAATCGGGCTCGATCGAACAGGACGCAGATGTGGTGATGTTCGTCTTCCGCGAGGAATACTACAAGGAACGCGAGAAACCGAGCGACCACGAGCTCGAGAAGATGGCGACCTGGCAGGACGAGATGGAGCGCCTGCACGGTCGCGCCGAGGTCATCATCGGCAAACAGCGCCACGGCCCCATCGGCAGCGTCGATCTGAGTTTCGAGGGTCGCTTCACGCGGTTCGGCAATCTCGTGCAGCCTTGGCAGCAGGGGGCGAACCGGGACTTCTGA
- a CDS encoding LysE family translocator, whose translation MTHDQILALGLYAVVTTITPGPNNLMLMASGANFGFARTLPHMFGVTGGFALMIALVGMGVTRVFDAWPPSYTLLTVLSLAYLLYLAWRIARAAPPDQAEAVGRPLSFLQAALFQWVNPKAWAMGLSAVTIYAADRSVPAVLIVAATFGVVSMPCISLWTLLGGQVRRVLSSPFVLRLFNWIMAALLILSLLPTLINAA comes from the coding sequence ATGACACATGACCAGATACTTGCACTCGGGCTCTATGCCGTCGTCACGACGATCACGCCGGGCCCGAACAACCTGATGCTGATGGCATCGGGCGCGAATTTCGGCTTTGCCCGGACCCTGCCGCACATGTTCGGGGTCACCGGAGGTTTCGCCCTGATGATCGCGCTCGTCGGGATGGGCGTGACGCGGGTGTTCGACGCCTGGCCGCCGAGCTACACGCTTCTGACGGTCCTGAGCCTTGCATATCTGCTATATCTTGCCTGGCGGATCGCTCGTGCGGCCCCGCCGGACCAGGCCGAAGCTGTCGGCCGGCCCTTGAGTTTCCTGCAGGCCGCGCTCTTCCAATGGGTCAACCCCAAGGCGTGGGCGATGGGACTGAGCGCGGTGACGATCTATGCCGCCGACCGTTCGGTTCCGGCGGTCCTCATCGTCGCGGCAACGTTCGGGGTGGTGTCTATGCCGTGCATCTCGCTCTGGACGCTGCTTGGTGGACAGGTCCGAAGGGTTCTGTCGTCACCCTTCGTGCTGCGTCTCTTCAACTGGATCATGGCGGCGCTTCTGATCCTCTCGCTGCTGCCGACGCTTATAAATGCGGCTTGA
- the radA gene encoding DNA repair protein RadA, with amino-acid sequence MARTPSFHCTACGASYTKWSGRCDACGAWNTIVEDAGLSSGGPASKSLGTKRGRGMVLSDLATEEAPPPRTQSGLGELDRVLGGGLVPGSAILVGGDPGIGKSTLLLQGAAAFAGSGLKVIYVSGEEANAQVRMRAQRLGLGQAEVSLAAETNLREIMTTLEAEQPQLVIIDSIQTMWADNVESAPGSVSQVRAAAHELTTFAKRHGISVVLVGHVTKEGQIAGPRVVEHMVDTVLYFEGERGHQFRILRAVKNRFGPADEIGVFEMTGGGLREVANPSALFLGDRERPSPGSAVFAGIEGSRPVLCEIQALVAPTPHAQPRRSAVGWDTGRLAMILAVLEARCAIPFAGLDVYLNIAGGLRVREPAADLAVALALLSAREDVALPPQSVTFGEISLSGALRPAPQTENRLKEAAKLGFSSAIAPVAAKKTERSGMSLKSYPDLATLVGDMFGAG; translated from the coding sequence ATGGCACGAACTCCCAGTTTTCACTGCACCGCCTGCGGCGCGTCCTACACCAAGTGGTCGGGCCGCTGCGACGCCTGCGGCGCATGGAACACGATCGTCGAGGATGCAGGACTTTCGAGCGGTGGTCCGGCCTCAAAATCGCTCGGAACGAAGCGCGGTCGCGGCATGGTCCTCAGCGATCTCGCGACCGAGGAAGCCCCCCCGCCCCGCACGCAATCCGGTCTCGGCGAACTCGACCGGGTCCTGGGCGGAGGCCTCGTTCCCGGCTCGGCCATCCTCGTGGGCGGGGATCCGGGGATCGGCAAATCGACGCTGCTCCTGCAGGGGGCGGCGGCCTTCGCGGGATCGGGGCTCAAGGTCATCTACGTCTCGGGCGAGGAAGCGAACGCGCAGGTGCGCATGCGGGCGCAGCGCCTCGGCCTCGGACAGGCTGAGGTCAGCCTCGCCGCAGAGACGAACCTGCGCGAGATCATGACAACCCTTGAGGCCGAGCAACCGCAGCTCGTCATCATCGATTCGATCCAGACGATGTGGGCCGACAACGTCGAGAGCGCGCCCGGATCGGTCAGCCAGGTCCGTGCCGCCGCGCACGAGCTCACCACATTCGCCAAGCGCCACGGGATCAGCGTGGTTCTCGTCGGCCATGTCACCAAGGAAGGACAGATCGCGGGCCCCCGCGTGGTCGAGCACATGGTGGACACGGTTCTCTATTTCGAGGGGGAGCGCGGCCACCAGTTCCGTATCCTGCGCGCGGTCAAGAACCGCTTCGGTCCCGCAGACGAGATCGGCGTCTTCGAGATGACGGGCGGCGGCCTGCGGGAGGTGGCGAACCCCTCGGCGCTGTTCCTTGGCGACAGGGAGCGTCCGTCGCCTGGATCTGCGGTCTTTGCAGGGATCGAAGGCTCGCGCCCCGTCCTTTGCGAGATCCAGGCCCTCGTGGCCCCCACGCCGCACGCGCAGCCGCGCCGCTCGGCCGTCGGGTGGGATACCGGGCGGCTCGCCATGATCCTGGCCGTGCTCGAGGCGCGCTGCGCGATCCCGTTCGCGGGGCTCGATGTCTATCTCAACATCGCGGGCGGTCTGCGCGTGCGCGAGCCCGCGGCCGATCTGGCTGTGGCACTCGCACTTCTAAGTGCGCGTGAGGACGTGGCCCTGCCCCCGCAATCGGTCACTTTCGGGGAAATCAGCCTTTCGGGTGCGCTCCGTCCCGCCCCCCAGACCGAAAACAGGTTGAAAGAGGCGGCGAAACTTGGTTTTTCCAGCGCCATCGCTCCCGTCGCCGCAAAGAAGACGGAGAGATCGGGGATGAGCCTCAAGAGCTATCCCGACCTAGCCACGCTCGTGGGCGACATGTTCGGGGCCGGATAA
- a CDS encoding CvpA family protein: MQGFTLVDGIVAGVIVISAILAYSRGFVREVMAIVGWIVAAIAAFVFAPVTRPLIVELPVVGDFLGDSCELSVIASFAVVFAVALVLVSIFTPLLSGAVRDSAVGGIDQGLGFLFGAARGVLLVAVALVVYDRIAGSESIPMVDNSRTANIFARSQDGLNAAMPTDAPGWIVAQYEQLVGVCEF, translated from the coding sequence ATGCAAGGCTTTACCCTCGTCGACGGCATCGTGGCCGGTGTCATCGTCATATCGGCCATTCTCGCCTACAGTCGCGGTTTCGTACGCGAGGTCATGGCGATCGTCGGCTGGATCGTTGCGGCGATTGCGGCCTTCGTCTTTGCGCCGGTCACGCGGCCTCTGATCGTGGAACTGCCGGTCGTGGGGGACTTCCTGGGCGATTCGTGCGAGTTGTCGGTCATCGCGTCCTTTGCGGTCGTCTTTGCCGTCGCGCTCGTCCTCGTATCGATCTTCACGCCGCTCCTGTCCGGGGCGGTGCGCGATTCGGCGGTCGGCGGCATCGACCAGGGACTGGGATTTCTCTTCGGGGCGGCGCGCGGGGTCCTGCTCGTCGCGGTGGCCCTCGTCGTCTACGACCGCATCGCGGGGTCCGAATCGATCCCTATGGTCGATAACAGCCGGACCGCCAACATCTTCGCGCGATCGCAGGACGGTCTGAACGCGGCGATGCCCACGGACGCGCCCGGCTGGATCGTCGCGCAATACGAACAGCTTGTGGGTGTCTGCGAGTTCTAG
- a CDS encoding DNA repair protein, producing MSYITPNTSHRAVATLHWIATITVATLAVSLAALTLAGFLGWLPLLRMPLQFGDTTHEAGGFVQTGLSILLLLIAACLPSGWRVLALERTHRDFSISMSDVAEAYRICHAADRGDAFTLREQFDAVKERILYLRRHPDLGHLEPDVLETAAEMSYASRELADTYGDENLARARSFLAQRREEIAQFEERIDSALAACKDLRRERDTVTIEEEMQQSRLSRMAEEYGDLLAELGFTRPRARVVALPSKPVAAE from the coding sequence ATGTCGTATATCACTCCGAACACCAGTCACCGCGCCGTCGCGACTCTGCACTGGATCGCAACGATCACCGTCGCTACCCTCGCAGTTTCACTCGCTGCTCTGACTCTTGCGGGCTTCCTCGGCTGGCTGCCCCTGCTGCGGATGCCCCTGCAGTTCGGCGACACGACCCACGAGGCTGGCGGCTTCGTACAGACGGGCCTTTCGATCCTGCTGCTTCTGATTGCGGCTTGCCTGCCATCGGGCTGGCGGGTGCTCGCGCTGGAGCGGACGCATCGTGACTTCTCGATCTCCATGTCCGACGTGGCCGAGGCCTATCGCATCTGCCATGCCGCCGATCGCGGCGATGCCTTCACGTTGCGCGAGCAGTTCGACGCCGTGAAGGAGCGGATCCTGTACCTTCGCCGTCATCCCGATCTCGGCCATCTGGAACCCGATGTGCTCGAGACCGCGGCCGAGATGTCCTATGCCTCGCGAGAACTTGCGGATACCTACGGAGACGAGAACCTGGCCCGTGCGCGCAGTTTCCTCGCCCAGCGGCGCGAAGAGATCGCGCAATTCGAGGAGCGGATCGACAGCGCGCTTGCCGCCTGCAAGGACCTCCGTCGCGAGCGGGACACAGTGACGATCGAGGAGGAAATGCAGCAGAGCCGCCTGTCACGGATGGCCGAGGAATACGGCGATCTGCTGGCCGAACTCGGCTTCACCCGGCCCCGCGCCCGCGTCGTGGCCCTTCCGTCAAAGCCCGTCGCCGCCGAGTGA
- a CDS encoding Lrp/AsnC family transcriptional regulator, which yields MDDFDDRILRTLRADGRLSNLALAERVGLSPSATLRRVSALESRGVIRGYRARIDPMKVGNGFVAYVTVGLGLHTKAAQQTFEAAVAHAPEVVECHNTTGPFEYLLRIEAQDLAAYKHFHTEVLGTLPQVTALTSYVVMGSPKDLRD from the coding sequence ATGGACGATTTTGACGACAGGATATTGCGTACTCTTCGCGCAGATGGGCGGCTCAGCAATCTCGCGCTTGCCGAACGCGTGGGGCTTTCGCCTTCGGCGACGTTACGCCGTGTCTCTGCTCTGGAATCACGGGGCGTCATCCGCGGCTATCGCGCGCGGATCGATCCCATGAAGGTCGGAAACGGGTTCGTCGCCTATGTCACCGTCGGGTTGGGCTTGCATACGAAGGCGGCGCAGCAGACCTTCGAAGCGGCCGTCGCGCATGCACCGGAAGTTGTGGAATGTCACAACACGACGGGTCCGTTCGAATACCTGCTGAGAATCGAGGCGCAGGACCTCGCCGCATACAAGCACTTCCATACCGAGGTGCTCGGAACGTTGCCGCAGGTCACGGCGCTCACATCCTATGTGGTGATGGGCAGCCCCAAGGATCTGCGCGACTAG
- the alr gene encoding alanine racemase, which translates to MGTARLKIDLGALAANWRALDALSGPGTETGAVVKADGYGLGIDRVAKALARAGARSFFVAQAEEAAELRHAVGRGPTIHVFSGHMAGDTEMIRELNLVPLLNSIEQLTRHFEALPVHPFGVQLDTGMNRLGLEPSEWRAAREIVLSQKPKLVMSHLACADDPDDAMNERQLAQFLEMTEGLSVPRSLSATGGTLLGSDYHFDMTRPGIGLYGGLPFADARPVVQLSAPVIQLRDVDPGESIGYGAAFVAEVSMRIATVQAGYADGLIRAMGEDAILFAGDVPCPLAGRVSMDMLTVDVTHLDEVPPHLDILSHEQGVDDLANAAGTIGYEILTSLGRRYRRTYV; encoded by the coding sequence ATGGGAACGGCACGACTTAAGATCGATCTCGGCGCGCTTGCGGCGAACTGGCGGGCGCTCGACGCGCTGTCGGGACCGGGGACCGAAACCGGCGCGGTGGTGAAGGCCGATGGATACGGTCTGGGGATCGATCGCGTCGCAAAGGCCCTCGCCCGGGCAGGCGCGCGCAGCTTCTTCGTCGCCCAGGCCGAGGAAGCCGCGGAGCTTCGTCACGCCGTCGGCCGCGGTCCCACGATCCACGTGTTCTCAGGCCACATGGCGGGCGATACCGAGATGATCCGCGAGCTGAACCTCGTGCCGCTTCTCAACTCCATCGAACAGCTCACCCGGCATTTCGAGGCGCTTCCGGTCCATCCCTTCGGCGTTCAGCTAGACACGGGCATGAACCGTCTCGGGCTCGAACCCAGCGAATGGCGCGCCGCGCGCGAGATCGTCCTCAGCCAGAAGCCCAAGCTCGTCATGAGCCACCTTGCCTGCGCCGACGATCCCGACGACGCCATGAACGAACGGCAGCTCGCGCAATTCCTCGAAATGACCGAGGGATTGTCCGTCCCGCGATCGCTCTCCGCGACTGGCGGAACCCTGCTCGGGTCGGATTATCATTTCGACATGACGCGGCCCGGCATCGGTCTCTATGGCGGGCTGCCCTTCGCCGATGCACGTCCCGTCGTGCAACTGAGCGCGCCGGTCATCCAGCTTCGTGATGTCGATCCGGGCGAGAGTATCGGCTACGGCGCGGCCTTCGTCGCCGAGGTGTCGATGCGGATCGCGACCGTGCAGGCGGGATATGCCGACGGGTTGATCCGCGCTATGGGTGAGGATGCGATCCTCTTCGCGGGCGACGTGCCCTGCCCGCTCGCAGGCCGCGTGTCGATGGACATGCTGACGGTCGACGTGACCCATCTCGACGAGGTTCCACCCCATCTCGACATCCTGTCGCATGAACAGGGCGTCGACGATCTTGCCAATGCCGCCGGCACGATCGGCTACGAGATACTGACAAGTCTGGGCCGGAGATACCGCCGAACCTACGTTTGA
- a CDS encoding orotate phosphoribosyltransferase — MIPSSFPPKDEIARLTAGMLLEIGAVHFRPDEPYTLASGLPSPTYIDCRKLISHPRIRSTLMDFLTLTVHREAGFEAFDNIAGGETAGIPFAALVAERMALPMSYVRKKPKGYGRNARIEGEMREGDRVLLVEDLTTDGGSKLSFVDAIRETGATCAHTAVIFSYGIFPETNDTLGQHGVQLHALCTWWDVLDVARAREAFDATTIDAVEAFLKDPRDWQAARATA, encoded by the coding sequence ATGATTCCCAGCTCTTTCCCGCCCAAGGACGAGATCGCCCGGCTGACCGCCGGCATGCTGCTCGAGATCGGCGCGGTCCATTTCCGCCCCGACGAGCCCTACACGCTCGCGAGCGGATTGCCGTCGCCCACCTATATCGATTGCCGCAAGCTCATCTCCCATCCGCGGATCAGATCGACGCTGATGGATTTCCTGACGTTGACCGTTCATCGCGAAGCGGGGTTTGAGGCCTTCGACAACATCGCCGGAGGCGAGACTGCGGGCATTCCCTTTGCCGCGCTCGTGGCCGAACGGATGGCCCTTCCGATGAGCTATGTCCGCAAGAAGCCCAAGGGCTACGGTCGCAATGCCCGGATCGAGGGCGAGATGCGCGAAGGCGATCGTGTCCTGCTGGTCGAGGATCTGACCACCGACGGCGGATCGAAGCTGAGCTTCGTCGATGCAATTCGCGAGACGGGTGCAACTTGCGCGCATACGGCCGTGATTTTCAGCTACGGCATTTTCCCCGAAACCAATGACACGCTTGGACAGCACGGCGTGCAGCTCCATGCTCTGTGCACTTGGTGGGACGTTCTGGACGTCGCCCGGGCGCGTGAGGCATTCGATGCGACGACGATCGACGCGGTCGAGGCATTCCTGAAGGATCCGCGCGACTGGCAGGCGGCGCGCGCGACGGCCTGA
- a CDS encoding OmpA family protein, whose amino-acid sequence MRRSLKATTAIVASLNLVLPTPIAAQTAQGDNPALDQGVGQQIMEVCADLDVASCVEATGLPEQLVADALNGGGASGEATTEEPLAETPENLEAEAETATESVSEADEPVADAVSEPSESGEEAIERATEEATPPPAEVSEGGEETMEAAGEELEDSLTQTETGDPQQSDAAQGDQSDAAPSDGMEPTAEERAGSTETQPRASAAGDAAGTDEATTEPMADGQPDGAGLQGGTEMGEDSPSSGMTAEEVQRELEAGSEAQSGETTEDAGAEAAVPAEDNASTESATSPENSATETGASGTSGDTATTDGSDSTETDTDATAADNPPAEAATDGATDQGSTTAEPMMNGEGGSQAETDAAPETQMTESERAAIEGGTDTAVAATAEDGTPSSEVARETVTEESARSSGEDFDTAISREPASGADAQTSEETSAESDDDSGLSNLQKALLVGAGALAVGTLLNNNRQVVASSDDRVVVSGSDGGYELLKDDTALLQRPGTEVATQSFDDGSTRTIVTRPDGSQIVTIRDADLRVLQRVRVTPDGERIVLIDDTGETQPVDVASLRPADRPSAEGGMDSDALRQALATQGAFDRTFSLAQIRNIAEVREQVPAVELDNITFATGSAAIPPEQAEELTALGRYIRDAIAENPREIFLVEGHTDAVGNAAYNLALSDRRAESVALALTEYFDVPPENLVVQGYGERFLRVETEAAERANRRATLRRITPLLQMAAAN is encoded by the coding sequence ATGCGTAGATCCCTCAAGGCCACCACCGCGATCGTTGCGTCGCTGAACCTCGTCTTGCCGACGCCGATCGCGGCGCAGACGGCTCAGGGCGACAATCCGGCACTCGATCAGGGGGTGGGACAGCAGATCATGGAGGTCTGCGCGGATCTCGACGTGGCGTCCTGCGTAGAGGCGACGGGTCTTCCCGAGCAACTCGTGGCCGATGCCCTGAACGGAGGCGGGGCGAGCGGTGAGGCGACGACCGAGGAACCGCTTGCCGAGACGCCGGAGAATCTTGAGGCCGAAGCCGAGACCGCTACGGAATCCGTTAGCGAGGCGGATGAGCCGGTCGCCGATGCAGTGAGCGAGCCGTCCGAGAGTGGTGAGGAAGCGATCGAGCGCGCCACCGAGGAAGCCACTCCGCCGCCTGCCGAAGTTAGCGAAGGAGGCGAAGAGACGATGGAGGCGGCGGGCGAGGAGCTCGAAGATAGTCTCACGCAAACAGAAACCGGTGATCCCCAGCAATCGGATGCCGCCCAAGGCGACCAATCCGATGCCGCCCCATCGGATGGAATGGAGCCGACCGCCGAGGAACGTGCCGGATCGACCGAGACGCAGCCCCGAGCTAGTGCGGCTGGCGATGCGGCAGGCACGGATGAGGCGACAACCGAACCGATGGCTGATGGCCAGCCAGATGGTGCGGGTTTGCAGGGCGGCACCGAGATGGGGGAAGACAGCCCTTCGTCTGGCATGACGGCCGAAGAGGTCCAGCGCGAGCTCGAGGCTGGCAGCGAGGCGCAGTCCGGCGAGACGACAGAGGATGCCGGGGCTGAAGCTGCTGTTCCGGCTGAAGACAATGCTTCCACCGAAAGCGCGACCTCCCCGGAGAACAGTGCGACCGAGACCGGTGCCAGCGGTACGTCGGGTGATACTGCGACGACGGATGGATCCGACAGCACGGAAACTGACACCGATGCAACGGCGGCTGATAACCCGCCTGCGGAGGCCGCCACCGACGGAGCCACGGACCAGGGTTCCACCACGGCCGAACCCATGATGAACGGGGAGGGGGGATCGCAGGCCGAGACAGACGCTGCGCCCGAAACGCAGATGACCGAGTCCGAACGCGCGGCGATTGAGGGCGGAACGGATACTGCCGTGGCGGCAACCGCAGAAGACGGGACCCCTTCGTCCGAGGTCGCACGCGAGACCGTTACGGAAGAATCGGCTCGGTCGAGCGGCGAGGATTTCGACACGGCGATCTCGCGCGAGCCTGCATCGGGGGCCGATGCGCAGACGAGCGAGGAGACTTCTGCCGAAAGCGACGACGACAGCGGTCTCAGCAACTTGCAGAAGGCACTCCTGGTCGGGGCAGGAGCACTGGCCGTTGGGACGCTGCTGAACAACAACCGTCAAGTCGTCGCATCGTCTGACGATCGCGTCGTGGTCAGCGGCAGCGACGGGGGCTACGAGCTTTTGAAGGACGATACGGCGCTTCTGCAGCGCCCAGGTACCGAGGTCGCGACGCAAAGCTTCGACGACGGCTCGACCCGGACGATCGTCACGCGGCCCGACGGCAGCCAGATCGTCACGATCCGCGACGCCGATCTGCGTGTGTTGCAGCGCGTCCGCGTCACGCCGGACGGCGAACGGATCGTTCTGATCGATGATACTGGCGAGACGCAGCCCGTCGATGTTGCGAGCCTCAGGCCTGCGGATCGTCCCTCGGCCGAGGGCGGGATGGACAGTGACGCGTTGCGTCAGGCGCTGGCGACCCAAGGTGCGTTCGACCGTACCTTCTCGCTGGCCCAGATCCGCAACATCGCAGAGGTTCGAGAGCAGGTCCCGGCGGTCGAACTCGATAACATCACCTTCGCGACCGGTTCCGCGGCGATTCCCCCCGAACAGGCCGAGGAGTTGACGGCGCTGGGCCGCTATATCCGCGATGCGATTGCCGAGAACCCGCGCGAGATTTTCCTCGTCGAGGGGCATACCGATGCGGTGGGCAACGCGGCCTACAATCTCGCCCTCTCCGACAGGCGCGCGGAATCGGTGGCGCTGGCCCTGACGGAATATTTCGACGTGCCGCCCGAAAATCTTGTCGTCCAAGGGTATGGCGAGCGGTTCCTCAGGGTCGAGACCGAGGCTGCCGAGCGTGCCAATCGTCGTGCGACGCTGCGCCGGATCACGCCGCTCCTGCAGATGGCGGCCGCGAACTAG